In Streptomyces canus, one DNA window encodes the following:
- a CDS encoding ABC transporter permease — protein MVLVLAVGVWELAARAHGSVYLPPPDRIARHVHELWFDGPARHLFLSSAAVDDILPSLGRMAAGFALAAVAGIVLGVAVGRSRRAYALANPVLQFARAVPPPALVPVFVVVFAFGTPMQIASIAFSAVWPVLINTAAGVRNTDPLRLDVAAVLRLNTAERLWFLVLPSALPRIFAGLRLSLSLSLILMVFSELLPGTANGIGFTLTEAQTRSDLLTVWAALVLLGALGYLLNTGLLAVEKRLIGRGRAP, from the coding sequence CTGGTCCTCGTCCTGGCCGTCGGCGTCTGGGAGTTGGCCGCCCGTGCCCATGGCAGCGTCTACCTCCCGCCCCCGGACCGCATCGCCCGCCACGTCCACGAGCTGTGGTTCGACGGGCCCGCTCGGCATCTCTTCCTCAGTTCGGCCGCGGTGGACGACATCCTGCCCAGCCTCGGCCGGATGGCCGCCGGATTCGCGCTGGCGGCCGTCGCCGGGATCGTGCTGGGTGTCGCGGTCGGCCGCTCGCGGCGGGCGTACGCGCTGGCCAACCCCGTCCTTCAGTTCGCCCGAGCCGTCCCGCCGCCCGCCCTGGTCCCCGTCTTCGTCGTGGTCTTCGCGTTCGGCACCCCGATGCAGATCGCCTCGATCGCCTTCAGCGCCGTCTGGCCGGTGCTGATCAACACCGCGGCCGGCGTCCGCAACACCGACCCGCTGCGCCTCGACGTCGCCGCGGTCCTGCGCCTGAACACCGCCGAACGCCTGTGGTTCCTCGTCCTGCCCTCCGCCCTGCCCCGCATCTTCGCCGGACTGCGCCTGAGCCTTTCGCTCTCCCTCATCCTCATGGTGTTCTCGGAACTGCTGCCCGGCACCGCGAACGGCATCGGCTTCACGCTCACCGAAGCCCAGACCCGCTCCGACCTGCTCACCGTGTGGGCGGCGCTCGTCCTGCTCGGCGCCCTCGGCTATCTGCTCAACACCGGCCTGCTGGCCGTCGAGAAACGACTGATCGGCAGGGG